A stretch of Cylindrospermopsis curvispora GIHE-G1 DNA encodes these proteins:
- a CDS encoding ERF family protein: MLNILTSLLVAKKSIKPIVKKQYSAYGDFSYFTYSDILEAVEPVLLENGLLITFTSTGTTLTATLWHVASGEMLESAYDLTVFMETSHKKMNKAQLVGSATTYAKKIALCGLLNLDTQDADPDSLGDETPTVNTSTTTHKKVPVGQPLVTPPRKPQKLHAVGQEQQATKTEVTASTETPVTTLQEPVPDAPPKPMDVISKEQLATLSTTIQQLGIPKEKALAIARNVCGEHLYNASYIRQPFFNLVMTALTKVAA; encoded by the coding sequence ATGCTTAATATCCTTACTTCCCTACTAGTTGCAAAAAAGTCTATTAAGCCTATTGTAAAAAAGCAATACAGTGCTTATGGAGATTTCAGCTATTTCACGTATTCGGACATACTAGAGGCCGTGGAGCCTGTTCTCTTAGAAAATGGCTTGTTGATTACCTTTACTAGTACTGGAACCACCCTAACTGCCACGCTATGGCATGTCGCAAGTGGCGAGATGCTGGAGAGTGCCTACGACCTGACTGTTTTTATGGAGACCAGCCACAAAAAGATGAATAAAGCCCAGCTCGTAGGTAGTGCGACCACTTATGCCAAAAAGATTGCACTATGCGGGTTGTTAAACTTAGATACGCAAGACGCCGACCCGGATAGCTTAGGCGACGAAACACCTACAGTAAATACTTCTACTACCACTCATAAAAAAGTTCCTGTTGGGCAACCACTGGTGACACCTCCAAGAAAGCCCCAAAAACTCCATGCAGTGGGACAGGAGCAACAAGCTACCAAGACCGAAGTCACTGCTTCTACTGAAACACCTGTAACGACCCTACAAGAACCAGTTCCAGATGCACCACCAAAGCCCATGGACGTGATCAGCAAGGAGCAATTAGCCACACTCTCAACTACAATCCAACAGCTAGGCATCCCAAAGGAAAAAGCACTAGCAATAGCTCGTAATGTTTGCGGAGAACATCTTTATAACGCGAGCTATATACGCCAGCCTTTCTTTAACCTAGTGATGACAGCGCTAACTAAAGTAGCTGCGTAA